In Saccharicrinis carchari, one genomic interval encodes:
- a CDS encoding ImmA/IrrE family metallo-endopeptidase — MEEKLNQEDRYTISALFKRAKEYRSSAEYINFIQFIERFNHYSRYNTMLVYTQNRAVTFFGGESYWKKKFRRTIKEDARPYIILAPGGPVMLVYDIFDTEGELTPQELLEEGLGSNPHKVNGELNESRLIDAIDLAQQWGIVVKKRPLSYFNGGFVTTIVTGKLEINLKEELGAAEQFSVLIHELAHLFLGHTGHKELIHIEKTKKLRIEPRRLNQNAEELEAETVSYLILKRLGLTSKSAEYIAGYIKSDSLLQEVNYEMIIKVADKIESLFIPKHPSKKALEIQARNARKKQLITLLKAKLAQQKELKELNEE, encoded by the coding sequence ATGGAGGAAAAGCTTAATCAAGAAGATAGATATACCATTAGTGCTCTTTTTAAAAGGGCGAAAGAGTACCGTTCAAGTGCAGAGTATATTAACTTCATTCAATTTATAGAACGTTTTAATCATTACTCCCGCTACAATACCATGTTAGTATATACGCAAAACAGGGCTGTAACTTTTTTTGGTGGAGAAAGCTATTGGAAGAAAAAATTCAGACGCACTATAAAAGAAGATGCACGACCATATATCATTTTAGCTCCCGGTGGTCCGGTTATGCTGGTTTATGACATATTTGATACCGAAGGAGAATTAACTCCGCAAGAATTATTAGAAGAAGGCTTAGGTTCTAATCCACATAAAGTAAATGGTGAATTAAACGAATCCCGCCTTATAGATGCTATAGATTTAGCTCAACAATGGGGTATAGTGGTAAAAAAACGTCCCTTATCCTATTTCAATGGTGGATTTGTAACGACGATAGTTACAGGTAAGCTTGAAATTAATTTAAAGGAAGAATTAGGTGCAGCTGAACAATTTAGTGTATTGATACACGAACTGGCACATTTATTTTTAGGGCATACCGGGCATAAAGAGCTTATTCATATTGAAAAAACTAAAAAACTAAGAATTGAGCCACGCCGTTTAAACCAAAATGCTGAAGAATTAGAGGCCGAAACGGTAAGTTATCTAATCCTCAAACGACTTGGGCTAACATCAAAAAGTGCCGAATACATAGCTGGCTATATTAAGAGTGATTCACTTTTGCAGGAAGTAAACTATGAGATGATTATTAAAGTAGCTGATAAGATTGAATCTCTTTTTATCCCTAAGCACCCATCAAAAAAAGCCCTGGAAATACAAGCCCGTAATGCCAGAAAAAAACAGTTAATTACTTTATTAAAAGCAAAATTAGCGCAACAAAAGGAGTTGAAGGAGCTAAACGAAGAATGA
- a CDS encoding GxxExxY protein: MKTMINDKYEHSALTGKIIKAAMEVHNHLGNGFQEVIYQRALSIELNMQGLAHEREKEMDLSYKGFPIGKRRVDFFVEEKIMLEIKAVKELEVVHLAQAINYLEAYGMQIGLLINFGSTSLQFKRVMKPRPKNQGSSPNQKQS; this comes from the coding sequence ATGAAAACGATGATTAATGATAAGTATGAACATTCAGCACTTACCGGCAAAATTATCAAGGCTGCCATGGAAGTGCATAATCATTTGGGCAATGGTTTTCAGGAGGTCATATACCAACGGGCCTTATCTATTGAGTTAAACATGCAGGGCTTAGCGCACGAGCGGGAAAAAGAGATGGATTTAAGCTATAAAGGATTTCCCATTGGGAAACGCCGGGTTGATTTTTTTGTGGAGGAGAAAATAATGCTCGAAATAAAGGCCGTAAAGGAATTGGAAGTCGTTCACCTGGCACAAGCTATTAATTACCTGGAAGCTTATGGCATGCAAATCGGACTGCTAATAAACTTTGGCAGTACTTCGCTGCAGTTTAAGCGAGTGATGAAACCCCGGCCAAAAAATCAGGGTTCATCACCCAATCAAAAACAATCATAG
- a CDS encoding restriction endonuclease subunit S — protein sequence MTITEINTEFKKYSAYQDSGVEWLGEIPERWEIRKIKYLFKEINIRSENGSGDLLSVSQYTGVTKKSDKVDAGELLTNAATLEGYKKVEAGDLVSNIMLAWNGSLGFSPFNGITSPAYSIYRLNTGFEKRYFHYLLRTELYKAEFKRNSSGVIESRLRLYTDDFFNIWSILPPLAEQTAIANFLDDKTALIDKAIAQKEKLIALLKERKQILIQNAVTGKVLNYDANDDHENYDVKEKNHSPSGNQKNHSSRPMKDSGVEWIGEIPENWEVRKFKFLCHITTGAKNTEDKIENGMYPFFVRSQIAERINSFSFDGEAILTAGDGAGVGKVFHYINGKFDFHQRVYKFSNFKNIKGKFLFYYLRNTFHNVALTGEAKSTVDSLRLPLIQNFIVTIPPNLEQEQIISFIETQSTKIDNAISLQEKQIEKLKEYKSVLIDSAVTGKIKVS from the coding sequence ATGACGATTACAGAGATTAATACGGAGTTTAAAAAGTATTCGGCTTATCAAGATTCAGGTGTAGAGTGGTTGGGTGAGATACCTGAAAGATGGGAAATTCGTAAAATTAAATATTTATTTAAAGAAATTAATATTAGAAGTGAAAATGGTTCAGGGGATTTACTATCCGTTTCACAATATACTGGTGTTACAAAAAAATCAGACAAAGTTGATGCTGGCGAATTATTAACTAATGCAGCAACACTTGAAGGTTATAAAAAAGTAGAAGCAGGCGATTTAGTTAGCAATATTATGCTTGCATGGAACGGTAGCCTTGGTTTTTCACCTTTTAATGGAATAACAAGTCCTGCTTATTCAATTTATAGATTAAATACTGGGTTTGAAAAACGTTATTTTCATTATTTACTTAGGACTGAATTATACAAAGCTGAATTTAAACGAAATTCATCAGGAGTAATTGAGAGTCGATTAAGGCTTTATACGGATGATTTCTTTAACATCTGGTCTATTCTTCCCCCACTTGCAGAACAAACCGCCATTGCCAACTTTTTGGACGATAAAACTGCCCTTATCGACAAAGCCATAGCCCAAAAAGAAAAGCTCATTGCCCTGCTTAAAGAGCGTAAGCAAATTCTCATTCAAAATGCCGTAACGGGCAAAGTCTTGAACTATGATGCGAATGATGACCATGAAAACTATGATGTAAAAGAAAAAAATCATAGTCCATCAGGTAATCAAAAAAATCATAGTTCCCGTCCTATGAAAGACAGCGGTGTGGAATGGATTGGAGAGATTCCGGAGAATTGGGAGGTGAGAAAGTTTAAGTTTCTTTGTCACATCACCACTGGCGCAAAAAACACTGAGGACAAAATTGAAAATGGAATGTATCCTTTTTTTGTGAGGTCGCAAATAGCAGAAAGGATTAACTCCTTTTCTTTTGATGGAGAAGCAATATTAACAGCTGGCGATGGTGCAGGGGTTGGAAAAGTTTTCCATTATATAAATGGAAAATTTGATTTTCATCAAAGAGTTTATAAGTTTAGTAATTTTAAAAATATAAAAGGAAAGTTTCTCTTTTATTATTTAAGAAATACTTTTCATAATGTCGCTTTAACTGGTGAGGCAAAATCAACTGTTGACAGTTTAAGACTTCCTTTAATTCAAAACTTCATTGTGACAATTCCTCCAAATTTGGAACAAGAGCAAATCATAAGTTTTATTGAAACTCAATCTACTAAGATAGACAATGCAATATCCTTACAAGAGAAACAGATTGAAAAATTAAAGGAGTATAAATCGGTATTGATAGATAGTGCGGTTACAGGCAAAATAAAAGTGTCTTGA
- a CDS encoding type I restriction-modification system subunit M — protein MNTAVHNRLISFIWSIADDCLRDVYVRGKYRDVILPMVVLRRLDALLEPSKEAVLEEVAFQKNDLGVVEGDWDDKGMEEASGYVFYNTSDWTLQRLHDTATNSQQILQANFEEYLNGYSANVKEIIDKFKLKSQIRHMASKDVLLDVLEKFTSPYINLTPFDKEDPEGRKLPPLSNLGMGYVFEELIRKFNEENNEEAGEHFTPREVIDLMTHIVFKPIKQQLPPVMTIYDPACGSGGMLTEAQNFIKDEEGVIRAMGDVYLYGKEINDETYAICKSDMMIKGNNPENIRVGSTLSTDEFAGTQFDFMLSNPPYGKSWATEQKYIKDGKEVIDPRFTVLLNDYWGKEEEVDAIPRSSDGQLLFLMEMVSKMKANDGRSNGSRIASVHNGSSLFTGDAGGGESNIRRYIIENDLLDCIIQLPNNLFYNTGITTYIWLLSNNKPEHRQGKAILIDASMRFAKLRKNLGAKNCELTPVHIKEIQDAYIDFKTIAREGEEGLAAKVFDNADFGYYKVSIERPKRLKAQFTHERIADLRFDKTLKEPMQWAFATYGDKVYTELSTLEKEILDWCEKNDLDLNAKKRKALVSAKTWEKQKEILDTATHLLNTIGTDEYSNFNTFQSKVEAELLALSKGEGKVQKSKLSASDKNQIYAAVSWYDETADKVIKKVQKLKEDKLEALLAHLDCTEEQLPHYGYYTSGKANEFIIYETESDLRDSENIPLKDNIYGYFLLEVLPHVPEAWIDMDKTKIGYEISFNKYFYQHKPLRDITEVSREIIDLENENEGLIRNILNLG, from the coding sequence ATGAACACAGCAGTACACAATCGATTAATCTCCTTTATCTGGAGCATTGCCGATGATTGTTTGAGAGATGTTTACGTGAGGGGTAAATATCGCGATGTAATTTTGCCCATGGTGGTTTTAAGGCGTTTGGATGCGCTTTTAGAGCCAAGCAAAGAGGCCGTGCTCGAGGAGGTGGCTTTTCAGAAAAACGATTTAGGCGTGGTAGAGGGCGATTGGGACGACAAAGGCATGGAAGAAGCCAGTGGCTATGTTTTTTACAATACCAGCGATTGGACGCTGCAACGCCTGCACGATACAGCAACAAACAGTCAACAAATACTACAGGCCAACTTTGAGGAATACCTGAACGGGTACAGCGCTAATGTGAAGGAAATCATCGATAAGTTCAAGCTGAAAAGCCAGATTAGGCACATGGCTTCGAAAGATGTATTGCTCGACGTATTAGAGAAGTTTACCTCGCCCTATATTAACCTCACGCCCTTTGACAAGGAAGACCCCGAGGGACGCAAGCTGCCCCCGCTGTCGAACCTGGGCATGGGCTATGTGTTTGAAGAGCTGATTCGTAAGTTTAACGAGGAAAACAACGAGGAAGCCGGGGAGCACTTTACCCCGCGCGAGGTTATAGACCTAATGACGCATATAGTGTTTAAACCCATCAAACAGCAGCTGCCACCGGTAATGACCATTTACGACCCGGCCTGTGGTTCGGGCGGTATGTTAACCGAGGCGCAGAATTTTATCAAGGACGAAGAGGGGGTCATACGAGCCATGGGCGATGTGTATTTGTACGGTAAAGAAATCAATGACGAAACCTACGCCATCTGCAAGTCCGACATGATGATTAAGGGTAATAACCCGGAAAATATCCGTGTGGGTTCTACCCTTTCTACCGATGAGTTTGCCGGCACCCAATTCGACTTTATGCTTTCTAACCCGCCGTACGGAAAGTCGTGGGCTACGGAGCAGAAATACATTAAGGATGGCAAAGAGGTGATTGACCCGCGCTTTACCGTATTATTAAACGACTACTGGGGAAAAGAAGAGGAAGTAGATGCCATACCGCGTTCTTCCGATGGGCAGTTGCTGTTCCTGATGGAGATGGTGAGCAAGATGAAGGCCAACGACGGCCGCTCCAATGGCTCGCGTATTGCCTCGGTGCACAATGGCTCCAGCTTGTTTACCGGTGATGCCGGAGGTGGCGAAAGCAACATCCGTAGGTACATTATCGAAAACGATTTGTTAGACTGTATTATTCAGTTGCCCAATAACTTATTTTACAACACGGGCATTACCACCTACATTTGGTTGTTAAGCAATAATAAACCGGAGCACCGCCAAGGAAAAGCCATCCTGATTGATGCCTCTATGCGTTTTGCCAAGCTGCGTAAAAACCTGGGTGCCAAAAACTGCGAGTTAACCCCCGTGCACATTAAGGAGATTCAAGATGCCTACATAGACTTTAAAACCATTGCGCGTGAAGGTGAAGAGGGCCTTGCCGCTAAAGTATTTGACAATGCCGATTTTGGCTACTACAAAGTAAGCATCGAACGCCCCAAACGTTTGAAAGCCCAGTTTACCCACGAACGCATTGCCGATTTGCGATTTGACAAAACCCTGAAAGAACCCATGCAGTGGGCCTTTGCAACCTATGGCGACAAGGTTTATACAGAGCTGAGCACCTTGGAAAAAGAAATACTGGACTGGTGCGAAAAGAACGACCTGGACCTGAATGCCAAAAAGCGGAAAGCTTTGGTTTCTGCAAAAACCTGGGAAAAGCAAAAAGAAATCCTGGATACGGCTACCCATTTGTTAAACACCATTGGAACGGACGAATACAGCAACTTCAACACCTTCCAAAGCAAAGTGGAAGCTGAACTACTTGCCCTGAGCAAAGGAGAAGGGAAAGTTCAGAAATCAAAACTCTCCGCCTCGGATAAAAACCAGATATATGCCGCGGTAAGTTGGTACGACGAAACGGCCGACAAGGTGATTAAGAAAGTTCAAAAGCTGAAAGAGGATAAGCTGGAAGCCTTGTTGGCGCATTTAGATTGCACCGAGGAACAACTGCCGCATTATGGTTACTATACAAGCGGTAAAGCCAACGAGTTTATTATTTACGAAACCGAAAGCGACCTGCGCGACAGCGAGAATATTCCATTGAAAGATAACATCTATGGGTATTTTTTACTAGAGGTATTACCCCATGTACCCGAAGCATGGATTGATATGGATAAAACCAAAATAGGTTACGAAATCTCTTTTAACAAGTACTTCTATCAGCATAAGCCCTTGCGCGACATAACCGAGGTAAGCCGGGAAATAATAGACCTGGAAAACGAAAACGAAGGTTTAATCAGGAACATCTTAAACTTGGGCTAA
- a CDS encoding helix-turn-helix domain-containing protein: MIIGQKLRSLREEKGLLLRQVAAELEVDTAYISKMERGEKNIKREYILKLASIYDYPEDDLATLWLADKVYDLIKEEKNAISALKIAEQTINKQKQN, encoded by the coding sequence ATGATAATAGGACAAAAGCTCAGATCGTTAAGAGAGGAAAAAGGTTTGTTGCTGCGACAAGTAGCTGCCGAACTGGAGGTGGATACGGCTTATATCAGCAAAATGGAGCGGGGCGAGAAAAATATTAAACGAGAGTATATTCTCAAACTTGCTTCAATATATGATTATCCGGAAGATGATTTGGCGACTCTCTGGTTAGCCGATAAAGTATATGACCTAATAAAAGAAGAAAAGAATGCCATAAGTGCCTTAAAAATAGCTGAACAAACCATTAATAAACAAAAGCAGAACTAA
- a CDS encoding KilA-N domain-containing protein, whose amino-acid sequence MTSKSQIEVENKLISIVQQDDQDYISLTDMVRDEEGSDHIRNWMRNRNTVEFIGLWETLNNPNFKHVEFDTFRKQSGLNSFNLTPKKWIEATNAIGIIAKSGRYGGTYAHKDLAFEFGSWISPMFKLLLIKEYQRLKEIESNQYNLEWNVKRILTKTNYQIHTDAVQDCILPKKNYDKNKEWLVYAEEADLLNVALFKCTAKDWREANPDKAKK is encoded by the coding sequence ATGACCAGTAAATCTCAGATAGAAGTTGAAAACAAACTTATTTCGATTGTGCAGCAAGATGATCAAGACTATATTAGCTTGACTGATATGGTTAGAGACGAAGAAGGATCAGACCATATCCGAAATTGGATGCGAAACCGTAACACGGTAGAGTTCATTGGGTTATGGGAAACCTTGAATAATCCAAATTTTAAACATGTCGAATTCGACACCTTTAGAAAGCAATCAGGATTGAATAGCTTTAATTTGACTCCAAAAAAATGGATAGAGGCAACGAACGCAATTGGAATTATTGCAAAATCTGGTAGATATGGCGGGACTTATGCTCACAAGGATTTGGCGTTTGAGTTTGGCTCCTGGATTAGCCCGATGTTTAAGCTATTGCTGATAAAAGAATATCAACGATTAAAAGAAATTGAGAGCAATCAATATAATCTTGAATGGAATGTCAAGCGCATTTTGACGAAAACCAACTATCAGATACATACAGATGCCGTTCAGGATTGTATCTTACCAAAGAAGAACTACGATAAAAACAAAGAGTGGTTGGTATATGCGGAAGAAGCTGATTTGTTGAATGTTGCATTGTTTAAATGTACTGCAAAAGATTGGCGAGAGGCAAACCCCGATAAGGCTAAAAAATGA
- a CDS encoding efflux RND transporter permease subunit: MNFIIHRKVLISMLFVALTMLGVVSYKHLSVELYPDAELPVLFVQVAGDTQSDPRYVEQQAVIPLEGVVGTLEGIEKMESRINPGRALIIVYLSKEVDFKYAYLKLAEKINASQNLIPEGYRATVAKMDMQQMNSQFMQLQVLGEGDVDRVRALTDERIAGKLESVDGIAGIQIYGGREKTVEITLNEDVLEALNITTAEVRRKIQNSEGKKTFAGRVVDRGQYLFVNVQGEYNHIRDLENVVISANGPVLLKDIAQIVFGVKEQTSYSRVNAKEAVTISMARESTVNQIELAARVKEQVASLNEELATEGVEIAITANTAETMEQNISKIIDLALIGSILAVFILWIFLKNIPLVSLVMLSIPISVFSAFNIFYAFDISINTLTLIGIALAVGMLIDNSIVVMENIYRVAATEPDRDKAVTQGTRQVWRAILAATLTTVTVFLPFVFSSNMGFKLVAENIAVSIVGTLLISLAVALLLIPMMTHSVLWYGKSKVQKRLRRLPLHSRMIQSYLVLLKNALRLPARTINMAVLAFFLTVFISLLVSFQVNKEVETPEFVINIERSSGSTLEATDIVVRELEKRFGDISEHDKIISQVYEERASLRVQLKEEYKKESKRSLGEIKADIQSRLQGFTDSEISLEQGGTTTGGGSGFGDNPGMNMMAMFGIGQQQESVVIKGEDFDKMLLLAEDIKYILEDNMEGMTYVGISAGFPRPEVHLEFDPGLMSMYGVAPQNVASELFTFRNEISSGGVLRVDNEEYDIVMKGERMHQEEDVPAKTYSDLQKLNIISNSGSLVALSDFSNIILTSGRNEILRVNQHKEITIRYAFSSEINDSKSLLEQARRDVDELVAQVNLPSGTAVEVIHEEDQFSEFYFLIGMAFLLILMILASVFESFVTPFVMLFSIPLAAIGSFLGLIFTGNSWLNLNTLIGFLILLGIVVNNGIILIDYANILRKQGMRHSRALMQAGISRVRPILITAATTIIAMLPLAMGKSEYVGSLGAPFAITVVGGLLVSTLLTLVFIPTFSFGLETALHWIRSLNIRYKTMVFASWALGIVGIHYVFDHSFVWMLVEYFACIVGVPAILYFVLISLRQAKAELIKPGEPITIRLQNLVKVYDRDNRFMREWKTAKRYGLLAQAEKGVKNYREGIVWQVPLLGFLVWMTWFYLESSLWNFIFLFISYFIFLSYIRYLAQWPDKKGRARRLLSAQSIIYRIMLWAYPAIVLVLYTIRFDARASAMVFAALWYLGIYIYRTGKKLMTENINVERLKGRFSGIRRTWYLLVRSIPLIGKQKQPFKAVKSVSLTMQTGMVGLLGPNGAGKTTLMRIICGILDQSYGKIWVNGLDSLKYREELQGLIGYLPQEFGSYENMTSYEFLDYMAILKGLKNKELRQQRVEYVLNAVHLWDRKDNLIGSFSGGMKQRIGIAQIMLHLPRILVVDEPTAGLDPRERIRFRNLLVELSRDRIVIFSTHIIEDISSSCNQVAVMKQGELKYWGQPAELSKITQGKVWTFEVPATEFEQVNKQYRVVHHIGTGAMVKVRVLSNEKPVEDAQPAHSSLEDSYLWLLRNG, from the coding sequence ATGAACTTTATAATACATCGAAAGGTACTGATAAGCATGTTGTTCGTGGCGCTCACCATGTTGGGCGTGGTATCGTACAAGCATTTGTCGGTAGAGCTTTATCCTGATGCCGAATTGCCCGTGTTGTTTGTACAGGTGGCCGGGGATACCCAGTCCGACCCGCGCTACGTGGAGCAGCAAGCCGTTATCCCTTTAGAAGGGGTGGTAGGTACCTTGGAGGGTATCGAAAAAATGGAGTCGCGGATAAATCCGGGGCGGGCTTTAATCATCGTTTATCTGAGCAAAGAGGTCGATTTTAAATATGCCTACCTCAAGTTGGCCGAAAAGATAAATGCTTCGCAAAACCTGATTCCTGAAGGGTACAGGGCCACTGTGGCAAAGATGGACATGCAGCAGATGAACAGCCAGTTTATGCAGTTGCAAGTGCTGGGCGAGGGCGATGTGGACAGGGTGCGTGCCCTTACCGACGAGCGCATCGCGGGCAAGCTGGAAAGTGTGGACGGCATAGCCGGCATACAGATATATGGTGGCCGGGAAAAAACCGTGGAGATAACACTTAACGAAGATGTGCTGGAGGCATTGAACATAACCACCGCCGAGGTGCGCCGCAAGATACAGAACAGCGAGGGCAAAAAAACATTTGCGGGCCGGGTGGTCGATAGGGGACAGTACTTGTTTGTGAATGTACAGGGCGAATACAACCATATACGCGACCTGGAGAATGTGGTCATCTCCGCCAATGGGCCTGTTTTGTTAAAGGACATCGCACAGATAGTTTTTGGCGTTAAAGAACAAACCTCCTATAGCCGGGTCAATGCCAAAGAAGCGGTGACCATCAGTATGGCACGCGAGTCAACCGTGAACCAGATAGAGCTTGCCGCCCGCGTTAAAGAGCAGGTGGCCAGCCTGAACGAAGAGCTGGCAACGGAAGGCGTGGAGATTGCCATCACCGCCAATACCGCCGAAACCATGGAGCAGAACATCTCCAAAATAATCGATTTGGCATTGATAGGCAGCATCCTGGCCGTGTTTATCCTATGGATATTTCTGAAAAATATCCCCCTGGTTTCGCTGGTGATGCTGTCCATTCCCATCTCGGTATTTTCGGCTTTCAATATCTTTTATGCCTTCGATATCAGTATCAACACCTTAACGCTGATAGGGATAGCCCTGGCCGTGGGCATGCTCATCGACAACAGTATTGTGGTGATGGAAAATATTTATCGGGTGGCGGCCACCGAACCCGACAGGGACAAGGCGGTTACCCAGGGTACGCGGCAGGTATGGCGGGCTATATTGGCAGCCACCCTTACCACGGTCACCGTATTTTTGCCCTTCGTTTTTTCATCCAACATGGGTTTTAAGCTGGTGGCCGAAAATATCGCCGTTTCCATCGTGGGCACGCTCCTGATATCCCTGGCCGTGGCCTTGCTGCTTATCCCCATGATGACGCACAGCGTGCTGTGGTACGGCAAATCGAAGGTGCAGAAACGTTTAAGGCGATTGCCCCTGCACAGCCGTATGATACAATCGTACCTGGTGCTCCTGAAAAATGCCCTCCGGTTGCCCGCCCGCACCATCAACATGGCCGTGCTGGCATTCTTTTTAACGGTGTTCATCAGTCTGCTGGTCAGTTTTCAGGTGAACAAGGAGGTGGAGACCCCGGAGTTTGTGATTAATATCGAGCGCTCATCGGGCTCTACCCTGGAAGCCACCGATATAGTGGTTCGGGAGTTGGAAAAGCGCTTTGGCGATATTAGCGAGCACGATAAGATTATCAGTCAGGTATATGAGGAGAGGGCCAGCCTGAGGGTGCAGTTGAAAGAAGAATACAAAAAAGAATCGAAGCGCAGTCTGGGCGAAATAAAGGCCGATATACAATCGAGGTTGCAAGGGTTTACCGACTCCGAGATTAGTTTGGAGCAAGGGGGCACTACCACAGGCGGCGGCTCGGGCTTTGGCGACAACCCCGGCATGAACATGATGGCCATGTTTGGTATTGGACAACAGCAGGAGAGCGTAGTGATAAAAGGGGAGGATTTTGATAAGATGTTGCTGCTGGCCGAGGATATAAAATATATTTTGGAGGACAATATGGAGGGGATGACTTATGTGGGCATCAGCGCCGGCTTTCCGCGCCCCGAGGTGCACCTGGAATTCGACCCCGGATTGATGAGCATGTACGGCGTGGCCCCACAAAATGTGGCGTCCGAACTGTTTACCTTTAGAAATGAAATAAGCTCCGGCGGCGTGTTGCGGGTGGATAACGAGGAATACGATATCGTGATGAAAGGCGAACGCATGCACCAGGAAGAAGATGTGCCGGCAAAGACCTACAGTGATTTACAAAAACTAAATATTATCTCCAACTCCGGTTCGCTGGTGGCACTGAGCGATTTCTCCAATATTATTTTAACCAGCGGGCGCAACGAGATACTCCGTGTAAACCAGCATAAGGAGATAACCATAAGATACGCTTTCAGTAGTGAGATAAACGATTCTAAATCGCTGCTGGAGCAAGCCCGTCGCGATGTGGACGAGCTGGTGGCGCAGGTTAACCTCCCGTCGGGGACCGCGGTGGAAGTGATACACGAAGAAGACCAGTTCAGTGAGTTTTACTTTTTGATTGGGATGGCCTTTTTGCTCATCCTGATGATATTGGCCTCGGTGTTCGAGTCGTTTGTTACGCCCTTTGTCATGCTGTTTTCCATCCCCCTGGCGGCCATAGGTTCCTTTTTGGGCTTGATATTTACCGGTAACTCGTGGCTCAACCTCAATACGCTCATCGGCTTTTTGATATTGCTGGGCATCGTGGTCAACAACGGCATCATCCTTATCGACTATGCCAATATCCTGCGCAAACAGGGTATGCGACATTCGCGGGCTTTGATGCAGGCGGGTATCTCACGCGTTCGGCCCATATTGATAACGGCGGCCACCACCATTATTGCCATGCTGCCGCTGGCCATGGGCAAATCGGAATATGTGGGCAGTCTGGGTGCCCCTTTCGCCATTACCGTGGTGGGCGGCCTGCTGGTAAGCACCCTGCTCACCCTGGTGTTTATCCCCACCTTTAGCTTTGGGCTGGAAACCGCTTTGCACTGGATCCGTTCGCTCAATATCAGGTATAAAACTATGGTTTTTGCTTCGTGGGCCCTGGGCATTGTGGGGATACATTACGTGTTCGACCATTCGTTTGTTTGGATGCTCGTAGAGTATTTTGCTTGTATCGTAGGCGTTCCGGCAATCTTGTATTTTGTGCTCATTAGTCTGCGTCAGGCCAAGGCCGAGCTGATAAAACCGGGCGAGCCCATCACCATCCGGCTGCAAAATCTGGTAAAGGTATATGACCGCGACAACCGCTTTATGCGCGAGTGGAAAACGGCCAAGCGCTACGGGCTGTTGGCGCAAGCCGAAAAAGGGGTGAAGAATTATCGCGAAGGCATCGTATGGCAAGTTCCCCTGCTGGGCTTTTTGGTGTGGATGACCTGGTTTTATCTCGAATCTTCGCTCTGGAATTTTATCTTCTTGTTTATCAGCTATTTTATTTTTCTGTCGTATATCCGCTATCTGGCCCAGTGGCCCGATAAAAAGGGGAGGGCCAGGCGTTTGTTATCTGCGCAAAGCATCATTTATCGCATAATGCTTTGGGCCTATCCGGCCATTGTACTGGTACTGTACACCATCCGATTCGATGCAAGGGCATCGGCCATGGTGTTCGCCGCTTTGTGGTATCTCGGCATCTATATTTATAGGACGGGCAAAAAACTGATGACGGAGAATATAAACGTGGAAAGGCTTAAAGGGCGTTTTTCGGGCATACGCCGTACATGGTACCTTTTGGTGCGATCCATACCTCTTATCGGCAAACAAAAGCAACCGTTTAAAGCGGTCAAGAGTGTGTCGTTGACCATGCAAACCGGCATGGTGGGATTACTGGGGCCCAATGGGGCGGGCAAGACCACCCTTATGCGCATCATCTGCGGCATACTGGACCAAAGCTATGGCAAGATATGGGTCAATGGATTGGATTCGTTGAAATACCGCGAAGAGCTGCAAGGCCTGATAGGTTATCTTCCGCAGGAATTCGGCTCCTACGAAAACATGACTTCGTATGAATTTCTGGATTACATGGCCATCCTTAAAGGGTTGAAAAATAAGGAGCTACGGCAGCAAAGGGTGGAGTATGTGCTGAACGCGGTTCATCTATGGGACAGGAAAGATAATCTCATCGGCTCCTTTTCGGGCGGTATGAAACAGCGCATCGGGATAGCCCAGATAATGCTTCACCTGCCCCGCATACTGGTTGTCGATGAACCGACCGCAGGGCTCGACCCACGGGAACGTATCCGTTTCCGTAACCTGCTGGTGGAGCTCAGCCGCGACAGGATCGTTATCTTCTCCACCCACATTATCGAGGACATATCCAGCTCGTGCAACCAGGTGGCCGTGATGAAACAAGGAGAGCTGAAATACTGGGGGCAGCCAGCGGAGCTGTCGAAGATAACCCAAGGCAAAGTGTGGACCTTTGAGGTGCCTGCCACGGAGTTCGAACAGGTAAACAAACAATACCGGGTGGTGCATCATATCGGAACGGGCGCTATGGTAAAAGTACGGGTGCTGTCCAACGAAAAACCGGTAGAAGATGCGCAGCCCGCCCATTCGAGCCTCGAAGATTCGTACCTTTGGCTGTTGCGCAATGGGTGA